From Eremothecium sinecaudum strain ATCC 58844 chromosome III, complete sequence:
GATGAAAACTCTAACATATTTATATACATGACTGGTCATGGCGGTGAGGACTTTTTAAAATTCCAGGATGCAGAGGAAATCTCTTCATATGATATTGCAGACGCTTTTGAGCAAATGTGGGAGAAGAAGAGATATAATGAGATATTTTTCATGATTGATACATGTCAAGCAAATACAATGTATTCCCGCTTCTATTCACCGAATGTATTGGCCGTTGGTTCAAGTGAGATTGACGAGAGTTCGTATTCCCACCATTCTGATGTTGAGATTGGGGTTGCAGTGATTGATAGATTTACTTATTACACATTGGAGTTTATGGAGCAAATAGAGAAGAATTCCACGCTTACATTACAAAATTTGCTTGACTATTACACATTTGATAAAGTTCATTCGCATGTTGGAGTTAAAAAAGACTTATATAAAAGGGATCCAAAGGATGTCTTGATAACAGACTTCTTTGGAAATGTCCAGAACATTATTTCTGATAACGACGAAGAACAAGAAACAGCATCTTATGGTGAAGTACAGCCTGGGTTGCTGAGAAATATCTTGGATTTCGCAGTTGGAAATAGCAACAGATTTAATTCACAAATTAATGATACAAACATGCAGGAGAAAAAAATAATCAAGACAACATTGTTTAATAGGGAAGATGCAATGTCATCTGGACTTTCCGAAGGTTATAACACGGGCCTCATAAAGCTCAGCGGCGTGGTTTTGCTGATACTGTTTAACCTATTGTATCAGAGACAAAAGAGAAAGCATGATTTAGATCTGTCAAGTACGCTGTATAATACTTCGGTAATGTAAACTAAAAATTAAGAAACTTACACGTAACTTATTAATTGAAATTATCCTCAAAAACTTAACATTCTTGAAAACTTAATATTATTGATAATTCACGGTCAACCAAGAATACTGCGTTGCCAGTAATAATGCCAAATTGACAGTAAattttaattaaatataAACTGATGTTACCATGTATATTCTCCACAAATATTACATAAAATC
This genomic window contains:
- the GPI8 gene encoding GPI-anchor transamidase (Syntenic homolog of Ashbya gossypii ADR299W; Syntenic homolog of Saccharomyces cerevisiae YDR331W (GPI8)), with amino-acid sequence MKLQIVHLLFTFLLISVKYVLGDTSHTNNWAVLVSTSRFWFNYRHMANVLSLYRTVKRLGIPDSQIILMLSDDIACNSRNLFPGAIFNNADRVIDLYGQSVEVDYRGYEVTVENFIRLLTDRWDDNQPKSKRLMTDENSNIFIYMTGHGGEDFLKFQDAEEISSYDIADAFEQMWEKKRYNEIFFMIDTCQANTMYSRFYSPNVLAVGSSEIDESSYSHHSDVEIGVAVIDRFTYYTLEFMEQIEKNSTLTLQNLLDYYTFDKVHSHVGVKKDLYKRDPKDVLITDFFGNVQNIISDNDEEQETASYGEVQPGLLRNILDFAVGNSNRFNSQINDTNMQEKKIIKTTLFNREDAMSSGLSEGYNTGLIKLSGVVLLILFNLLYQRQKRKHDLDLSSTLYNTSVM